A region from the Gossypium hirsutum mitochondrion, complete genome genome encodes:
- the matR gene encoding maturase-related protein, translated as MKEAIRIVLESIYDPEFPDTSHFRSGRGCHSVLRRIKEEWGISRWFLEFDIRKCFHTIDRHRLIPIFKEEINDPKFFYPIQKVFSAGRLVGGEKGPYSVPHSVLLSALPGNIYLHKLDQEIRRIRQKYEIPIVQRIRSVLLRTGRIDDQENSGEEASFNAPQDNRALIVGRVKSIQRKAAFHSLVSSWHTPPTSTPRLRGDQKTPFVFPPSSALAAFLNKPSSLLCAAFLIEAAGLTPRAEFYGRERCNNNWAMRDLIKYCKRKGLLIEQGGEAILVIRSERRLARKLAPLKTHYLIRICYARYADDLLLGIVGAVELLIEIQKRIAHFLQSGLNLWVGSAGSTTIAARSTVEFPGTVIREVPPRTTPIQFLRELEKRLRVKHRIHITACHLRSAIHSKFRNLGDSIPIKQLTKGMSKTGSLLDGVQLAETLGTAGVRGPQVSVLWRTVKHIRQEERGISLLHSSGRSNAPSDVQQAVSRSGMSVPKLSLYTPAGRKAAGDGGGHWAGSISSEFPIQVEAPIKKILRRLRDRGIISRRRPWPIHVACLTNVSDGDIVNWSAGIAISPLSYYRCRDNLYQVRTIVDHQIRWSAIFTLAHKHKSSARNIIPKYSKDSNIVNKEGGKTLAEFPNSIELGKLGPGQDPNNKEHPTTRLD; from the coding sequence ATGAAAGAGGCGATCAGAATTGTACTCGAATCCATTTACGATCCCGAGTTTCCAGACACATCGCACTTCCGCTCGGGTCGAGGCTGCCACTCGGTCCTAAGACGGATCAAAGAAGAGTGGGGAATCTCTCGCTGGTTTTTAGAATTCGACATCAGGAAGTGTTTTCACACCATCGACCGACATCGACTCATCCCAATCTTTAAGGAGGAGATCAACGATCCCAAGTTCTTTTACCCCATTCAGAAAGTCTTTTCCGCCGGACGACTCGTAGGAGGTGAGAAGGGCCCTTACTCCGTCCCACACAGTGTACTACTATCGGCCCTACCAGGCAACATCTACCTACACAAGCTCGATCAGGAGATAAGGAGGATCCGACAGAAGTACGAAATTCCGATTGTTCAGAGAATCAGATCGGTTCTATTAAGGACAGGTCGTATTGATGACCAAGAAAACTCTGGAGAAGAAGCAAGCTTCAACGCTCCCCAAGACAACAGAGCCCTCATTGTGGGGAGGGTAAAGAGCATCCAACGCAAAGCGGCCTTTCATTCCCTTGTTTCGTCGTGGCACACCCCCCCCACAAGCACCCCCCGGCTCAGGGGGGACCAGAAAACGCCTTTCGTTTTCCCCCCTTCGTCGGCCCTTGCCGCCTTCCTTAACAAGCCCTCGAGCCTCCTTTGCGCCGCCTTCCTCATAGAAGCCGCCGGGTTGACCCCGAGGGCCGAATTCTATGGTAGAGAACGCTGTAATAATAATTGGGCCATGAGAGACCTTATTAAGTATTGCAAAAGAAAGGGCCTGCTGATAGAACAGGGCGGGGAGGCGATACTAGTTATCAGGTCAGAGAGACGCCTGGCCCGTAAGCTGGCCCCCTTAAAAACCCATTACTTAATAAGGATTTGTTACGCGCGATATGCCGACGACTTACTACTGGGAATCGTGGGTGCCGTAGAGCTTCTCATAGAAATACAAAAACGTATCGCCCACTTCCTACAATCCGGCCTGAACCTTTGGGTAGGCTCTGCAGGATCAACAACAATAGCTGCACGGAGTACGGTAGAATTCCCCGGTACGGTCATTCGGGAAGTCCCTCCGAGGACGACTCCCATACAATTTTTGCGAGAGCTGGAGAAGCGTCTACGGGTAAAGCACCGTATCCATATAACTGCTTGCCACCTACGCTCCGCCATCCATTCCAAGTTTAGGAACCTAGGTGATAGTATCCCGATCAAACAGCTGACGAAGGGGATGAGCAAAACAGGGAGTCTACTGGACGGGGTTCAACTAGCGGAGACTCTTGGAACAGCTGGAGTAAGAGGTCCCCAAGTGAGCGTATTATGGAGGACCGTCAAGCACATTCGGCAAGAAGAAAGGGGGATCTCGTTGTTGCATAGCTCAGGTCGGAGCAACGCGCCATCGGACGTTCAACAGGCAGTCTCACGATCGGGCATGAGTGTCCCGAAGTTGTCATTGTATACTCCCGCGGGTCGGAAGGCGGCGGGGGACGGAGGAGGACACTGGGCGGGATCTATCAGCAGCGAATTCCCCATACAGGTAGAGGCGCCTATCAAAAAGATACTCCGAAGGCTTCGGGATCGAGGTATCATTAGCCGAAGAAGACCCTGGCCAATCCACGTGGCCTGCTTGACGAACGTCAGCGACGGAGACATCGTAAATTGGTCCGCGGGCATCGCGATAAGTCCTCTGTCCTACTACAGGTGCCGCGACAACCTTTACCAAGTCCGAACGATTGTCGACCACCAGATCCGCTGGTCCGCAATATTCACCCTAGCCCACAAGCACAAATCCTCGGCGCGGAATATAATCCCAAAGTACTCCAAAGACTCAAATATAGTAAATAAAGAAGGTGGTAAGACCCTTGCAGAGTTCCCCAACAGCATAGAGCTTGGGAAGCTCGGACCCGGTCAAGATCCGAACAACAAGGAGCACCCAACTACTAGACTAGACTAG